From the genome of Solidesulfovibrio carbinolicus, one region includes:
- a CDS encoding sensor histidine kinase — protein sequence MEAGETAMRIVPGPVVGKAFQDLLLDFTAVPGLYDLLLRPGPHLLTLHTRDGAPQTFRFSFIDLGHNILCLGAQDSQETEMLRNTLLETNQELAARTRELQRSNARLETINAQKNRFLGMAAHDLRTPIGHVLYSADLLRDEGANLSPEQAEALSVIDHAGKSMLRILDDLLDIANIEAGRFSLNLAPSDLAAGIRAVAQRLTPLAAAKNMRLACSLPPDLPELAFDAIRMEQLLTNLISNAVKYAPPGTTVRIAGTCGDGHVAISVADQGVGVAAEDRERIFEPFGRGQARPTGDEKSIGLGLCIARTIARGHGGDLVIDSQPGQGAVFLCTLPLPRRPHDVAASLGARVCLH from the coding sequence GTGGAAGCCGGCGAAACCGCCATGCGAATCGTGCCCGGCCCCGTTGTCGGCAAGGCCTTTCAGGATCTGCTGCTGGATTTCACTGCCGTGCCGGGACTTTACGACTTGCTGCTTCGCCCCGGTCCCCATCTGCTCACCCTGCATACCCGCGACGGCGCCCCCCAGACTTTCCGATTCTCCTTCATCGATCTCGGCCACAACATCTTGTGCCTTGGGGCTCAGGATTCCCAGGAAACGGAAATGCTGCGCAACACCCTGCTCGAAACCAACCAGGAGCTTGCCGCGCGCACCCGGGAACTGCAGCGGTCCAACGCCCGTCTGGAAACGATCAACGCCCAAAAGAACCGTTTCCTGGGCATGGCCGCCCACGATCTGCGCACGCCCATAGGTCATGTGCTCTACAGCGCGGACCTGCTTCGCGACGAAGGCGCCAACCTGAGTCCGGAACAGGCCGAAGCCCTGTCGGTCATCGACCACGCCGGCAAGTCCATGCTGCGCATTCTTGACGATCTGCTTGATATCGCCAACATCGAAGCCGGCCGGTTTTCGCTCAACCTAGCCCCGAGCGACTTGGCCGCCGGCATTCGCGCCGTAGCCCAGCGCCTCACGCCCCTGGCCGCCGCCAAGAACATGCGCCTTGCCTGCAGTCTTCCGCCCGATCTGCCCGAACTGGCTTTTGACGCCATCCGCATGGAGCAATTGCTGACCAACCTCATCAGCAACGCCGTCAAGTACGCCCCGCCGGGCACGACGGTACGGATCGCCGGAACCTGCGGCGACGGCCATGTCGCCATTTCCGTGGCCGACCAGGGAGTCGGAGTGGCTGCGGAGGATCGCGAGCGGATTTTCGAACCCTTTGGCCGGGGCCAGGCCAGGCCTACGGGCGACGAAAAAAGCATTGGCCTTGGGCTGTGCATAGCCCGCACCATTGCTCGTGGACATGGCGGGGATCTGGTCATCGATAGCCAGCCGGGCCAGGGCGCGGTTTTCCTTTGCACCTTGCCCTTGCCCCGGCGTCCCCATGACGTTGCGGCTTCTCTTGGCGCACGTGTCTGCCTGCACTGA
- the gluQRS gene encoding tRNA glutamyl-Q(34) synthetase GluQRS — protein MIVTRFAPSPTGLLHLGHAYSALAAHEAASKAGGRFLLRIEDIDPGRCKPEFSLALMEDLRWLGLTWEEPVRFQSQHMADYTAALGRLQAMGLVYPCFCTRSEIQALAAPQENDVEGPVYPGACRHLAETARAALAADRPCVWRLDMARACAQAGDLVWHDARRGEVRADPARFGDVVLARKDVPTSYHLSVVVDDAQQGVSLVTRGEDLFAATDVHRLLQALLSLPTPRYRHHTLMRDASGRRYAKRDKALTLRALRQAGKTPQDVRSMVGFDPLPGRSGTPPTTSVA, from the coding sequence ATGATCGTCACCCGCTTCGCGCCAAGCCCCACCGGCCTGCTCCACCTGGGCCACGCCTATTCGGCCCTGGCCGCCCATGAAGCGGCCAGCAAGGCCGGCGGACGGTTCTTGCTGCGCATTGAGGACATCGATCCCGGGCGCTGCAAGCCGGAATTCTCCTTGGCCCTGATGGAAGACCTCCGCTGGTTGGGGCTGACCTGGGAGGAACCGGTACGTTTCCAGTCCCAACACATGGCGGACTACACGGCGGCCCTGGGCCGGTTGCAGGCCATGGGCCTCGTCTATCCCTGCTTTTGCACCCGCAGCGAAATCCAGGCCCTGGCCGCGCCTCAGGAGAACGACGTGGAGGGGCCGGTCTATCCGGGCGCCTGCCGCCATCTCGCCGAGACCGCGCGCGCGGCCCTGGCGGCAGACCGTCCCTGCGTCTGGCGGCTCGACATGGCCCGGGCCTGCGCCCAGGCCGGCGACCTCGTCTGGCACGACGCCAGACGGGGTGAAGTCCGGGCCGATCCGGCCCGCTTCGGCGACGTGGTCCTGGCCCGCAAGGACGTGCCCACGAGCTACCACTTGAGCGTCGTCGTGGACGACGCTCAGCAAGGCGTCAGTCTGGTCACACGCGGCGAGGATCTGTTCGCGGCCACCGACGTCCACCGCCTGCTCCAGGCACTGCTCAGCCTGCCCACGCCCCGCTATCGCCACCACACGCTTATGCGCGACGCCTCGGGCCGCCGCTACGCCAAGCGCGACAAGGCCCTCACCCTGCGCGCCCTGCGCCAGGCCGGCAAAACGCCCCAGGACGTGCGGAGCATGGTCGGCTTCGACCCGCTCCCTGGACGATCCGGCACCCCGCCAACAACCTCGGTCGCCTAG
- a CDS encoding transposase produces the protein MSERTSSKPGIADYVVARRKRKECFLDEIDRLIDWNPLEKLLRKTLKRVANAVGNPAYPPLPMFKILLLQRWYNLSDRSRPSTWCKFRCA, from the coding sequence ATGAGCGAACGCACTTCTTCCAAGCCCGGCATTGCTGACTACGTTGTTGCCCGTCGCAAGCGCAAAGAGTGCTTTCTCGACGAGATTGATCGCCTCATCGACTGGAACCCGCTGGAAAAGCTTTTGCGCAAAACGCTCAAACGGGTGGCCAACGCCGTTGGCAATCCGGCCTATCCGCCGCTTCCCATGTTCAAAATCCTGCTCCTCCAGCGTTGGTACAACCTCAGCGACAGGTCACGTCCGTCAACGTGGTGTAAATTCCGGTGTGCTTGA